Proteins from a genomic interval of Desulforegulaceae bacterium:
- the pth gene encoding aminoacyl-tRNA hydrolase gives MSDKIWLVAGLGNPGQSYEGNRHNLGFKLIDRLSELFNISVDKKKFNGIFGKGKRGNVDIILLKPFSYMNKSGFPLREISNYFDVDISRIIVAYDDLDLPPGKIRIRKHGGAGGHNGVKSIIENLGTDRFGRIKLGIGRPERREQVVSYVLHDFDKNEIELINNGIEKAAEAAEEIIFNGYTACMNNFNK, from the coding sequence ATGTCTGATAAAATATGGCTTGTTGCCGGCCTTGGAAATCCCGGGCAAAGTTATGAAGGTAACAGGCACAATCTAGGATTTAAACTTATTGACAGGCTTTCTGAATTGTTTAATATTTCTGTTGATAAGAAAAAATTTAATGGAATTTTTGGGAAAGGCAAGAGAGGAAATGTTGACATTATTCTTCTCAAACCTTTCTCTTATATGAATAAAAGTGGGTTTCCCTTAAGAGAAATTTCAAACTATTTTGATGTTGACATTTCAAGAATAATTGTTGCTTATGATGATTTAGACTTGCCACCAGGGAAAATACGTATTAGGAAACATGGTGGAGCCGGTGGCCATAACGGAGTCAAATCAATAATAGAAAATTTGGGAACTGACCGGTTTGGAAGAATCAAGCTTGGAATAGGCCGGCCTGAGCGAAGGGAACAAGTTGTTTCATATGTTCTTCATGATTTTGATAAAAATGAAATTGAATTAATAAATAACGGGATTGAAAAAGCCGCAGAAGCCGCAGAAGAAATAATTTTCAACGGTTATACGGCATGTATGAATAATTTTAATAAGTAG
- a CDS encoding 50S ribosomal protein L25/general stress protein Ctc, producing MKFIEIEALERKETGKQAGKALRRDKRIPAVIYGRKTEALPVSVNTIDLEKAIKKTDTMEVFLKVALGSNTYQAMIKELQADVVSGKFLHADFLTIEKDQVLDFRVPVEVFGEEECPGIENGGMLQILRREIDVRCTADNIPESVKIDVSELELGDAVHIEEIEFGPEVEVDKEVNYTVLTIVAPDAEEPEEEELDEDLEGLEDGEETEESAEEETEATED from the coding sequence TTGAAATTTATAGAGATTGAAGCATTGGAAAGAAAAGAAACAGGGAAACAGGCAGGCAAAGCTCTGAGAAGAGATAAAAGAATTCCAGCTGTTATCTACGGAAGAAAAACCGAAGCATTACCTGTTTCGGTAAATACTATTGACCTTGAAAAGGCAATTAAAAAAACAGATACAATGGAAGTTTTTCTTAAAGTTGCTCTTGGCTCCAATACTTACCAGGCAATGATCAAGGAACTCCAGGCTGATGTTGTCAGCGGTAAGTTTCTTCATGCTGATTTTCTTACCATTGAAAAAGACCAGGTGCTTGATTTTAGAGTTCCTGTTGAAGTTTTTGGTGAAGAAGAATGCCCTGGTATTGAAAACGGTGGAATGCTTCAGATTCTAAGAAGAGAAATTGACGTTCGCTGTACAGCTGATAATATTCCTGAATCAGTTAAAATCGACGTGTCTGAGCTTGAGCTTGGAGATGCTGTTCATATTGAAGAAATTGAGTTTGGCCCTGAAGTTGAAGTTGATAAAGAGGTTAACTATACAGTTCTTACAATTGTAGCTCCTGATGCTGAAGAGCCTGAAGAAGAAGAGCTTGATGAAGATCTAGAAGGCCTAGAAGACGGAGAAGAAACTGAAGAGTCAGCTGAAGAAGAAACAGAAGCAACTGAAGACTAA
- a CDS encoding ribose-phosphate pyrophosphokinase: MDDLTIFAGNSNPSLAEKISEYLGKPLGNSKVTTFSDGEVQVEILENVRGRDIYIIQSTCCPVNDNLMELLLMIDAVKRSAARKITAVIPYFGYARQDKKVAPRVPISAKVVADMVMKAGAQRVITVDLHAGQVQGFFDIPVDNLYAAPVLRDYASSIFNMDELVVVSPDAGGVERARAFAKRLGAEWAIVDKHRTAPNKIGLMTVVGDVVGKKAVILDDMVDTAGTLTEASKILIEQGAKEIYAFCSHPVLSGPALERIENSPIVKLVVTDTIPLSEKAAGSDKVKIISMSGIIGEAILRSHTGDSVTSLFD; encoded by the coding sequence ATGGACGATTTAACTATTTTCGCAGGAAATTCCAACCCTTCTCTTGCAGAAAAAATTTCAGAATACCTTGGAAAACCTTTGGGTAATTCAAAAGTAACAACTTTTAGTGACGGCGAAGTTCAGGTGGAAATCCTCGAAAATGTCAGGGGCAGGGATATTTATATAATTCAGTCAACCTGTTGTCCGGTAAATGATAATCTTATGGAACTGCTTTTGATGATTGACGCAGTTAAAAGATCAGCAGCAAGAAAAATTACCGCTGTAATTCCTTATTTTGGGTATGCCCGTCAGGACAAAAAAGTTGCCCCAAGGGTTCCCATTAGTGCTAAGGTTGTGGCAGATATGGTTATGAAGGCAGGAGCCCAGAGGGTTATCACAGTTGATCTTCATGCAGGTCAGGTTCAGGGATTCTTTGACATACCTGTTGACAACCTCTATGCTGCTCCTGTTTTAAGGGATTATGCTTCATCAATCTTTAATATGGACGAGCTTGTAGTTGTTTCTCCAGATGCAGGAGGAGTTGAAAGAGCCAGGGCTTTTGCAAAAAGGCTTGGAGCAGAGTGGGCTATAGTTGATAAACACAGAACTGCTCCAAACAAGATTGGCTTAATGACTGTTGTTGGAGACGTAGTTGGTAAAAAAGCTGTTATTTTAGATGATATGGTTGATACAGCAGGAACTTTGACAGAAGCATCAAAGATTCTTATTGAACAGGGTGCCAAGGAGATTTATGCTTTTTGTTCTCATCCTGTTTTGTCAGGCCCTGCTTTAGAAAGAATAGAAAATTCACCTATTGTAAAACTTGTTGTTACAGATACAATTCCTTTGTCTGAAAAGGCTGCAGGTTCAGATAAGGTAAAAATTATTTCAATGTCTGGAATAATAGGCGAAGCAATTTTGAGAAGTCATACAGGAGATTCTGTAACTTCTCTTTTTGATTGA
- the ispE gene encoding 4-(cytidine 5'-diphospho)-2-C-methyl-D-erythritol kinase — MLSGSRNKIIKKAYAKINLYLDIKGRRSDGYHILETLMVPVSIYDEVEIELKSSSLGITLESCGEFDCPCDESNTAFKAASIFLRESKIKTGIGIKIKKNIPSEAGLGGGSSDGASVLTGLNSLFNDLFSLDFLEEKSAEIGADLPFFIRSRPAVCTGIGNIVSPHPGLEKKYLVLIHPLKGIKTAEVYKKINWGLTNQVKINKRLLFRDCLEVKESLFNDLEIVAEEMLPEIGSVKTLLKQSGAVITQMSGSGSTCFGIYCDKPARDKGFEYILNAYPENWKVYSSEFVE; from the coding sequence GTGTTATCAGGATCCAGAAATAAAATAATCAAAAAAGCTTATGCAAAGATTAATTTATATCTTGATATAAAAGGCCGGCGTTCAGATGGATACCATATTCTTGAAACCCTTATGGTGCCTGTTTCAATCTATGATGAGGTTGAAATAGAATTGAAAAGCAGTTCTTTGGGTATAACTTTGGAAAGTTGTGGAGAGTTTGATTGTCCTTGCGATGAATCAAATACGGCTTTTAAGGCGGCTTCCATTTTTTTAAGGGAATCGAAAATAAAAACAGGGATAGGTATTAAAATTAAAAAAAACATTCCTTCAGAAGCCGGGCTTGGAGGAGGAAGCAGTGATGGAGCCAGTGTGCTGACAGGGCTGAACTCTCTTTTTAACGATTTGTTCTCTCTTGATTTTCTTGAGGAAAAGTCTGCTGAAATCGGTGCTGATCTCCCTTTTTTTATAAGATCAAGGCCTGCTGTTTGCACCGGGATAGGAAATATTGTCTCTCCCCATCCTGGTCTTGAAAAAAAATACCTGGTTTTAATTCACCCTTTAAAAGGGATTAAAACAGCAGAAGTTTATAAAAAAATTAATTGGGGATTGACAAACCAGGTAAAAATAAATAAAAGACTTTTGTTTAGGGACTGTTTAGAAGTAAAAGAAAGCTTATTCAATGATCTTGAAATTGTTGCTGAAGAAATGCTTCCTGAAATAGGAAGTGTCAAAACTCTTCTTAAGCAATCAGGTGCTGTAATTACACAAATGTCTGGGAGTGGATCAACCTGTTTCGGCATTTATTGTGATAAACCAGCCAGGGATAAAGGATTTGAATATATTTTAAATGCTTATCCTGAAAACTGGAAAGTGTATTCATCAGAGTTTGTTGAATGA
- a CDS encoding Do family serine endopeptidase, with product MKSYKFNVFIYWIVFFLMIGTFQLGFAAKFIPENFSGLAKHAENSVVNIRTVKKTAGGKPFYSPGNDLFDEFFRRFYEGLPQKEFEQKSLGSGFLIDSDGYIVTNNHVIADADEIKVKLKNGEEYDAKKIGSDPNTDLALIKIESEKKLPFLEFGDSGELKVGEWVVAIGSPFGLEQTVTAGIVSAKGRVIDAGPYDDFIQTDASINPGNSGGPLLDLEGRVVGINTAILARAQGIGFAIPSNMASSVIEQLKNNGEVVRGWLGVQIQDVDEGIAEYYGLKKPEGVFVSEVFDGNPASDAGIKPGDIIVSVGKEQVKNSRDLTREVAALKVGSKVDIGIVRKGKKKVFEVKIGKRGDSPLADGSDQISKIPFGIQIAELDKTTAERLNVKFGQGVVVANLDPQGKAFKAGMKKWDVILQINHKPVNSPKDYLEIINTFKDKEDVSFFVKQYNRGFSVIRIQK from the coding sequence ATGAAAAGTTATAAGTTTAATGTTTTTATTTACTGGATTGTGTTTTTTTTAATGATTGGAACCTTTCAATTAGGTTTTGCAGCTAAATTCATTCCTGAAAATTTCAGCGGACTTGCAAAACATGCAGAAAATTCTGTTGTTAATATAAGGACTGTTAAAAAAACTGCTGGAGGAAAACCTTTTTATTCCCCTGGAAATGATTTGTTTGATGAGTTTTTTAGAAGATTTTATGAAGGTCTTCCCCAAAAAGAATTTGAGCAAAAAAGCCTTGGTTCAGGTTTTCTTATAGATTCAGACGGTTATATTGTAACAAACAACCATGTAATTGCTGATGCAGATGAAATTAAGGTAAAGCTTAAAAACGGCGAAGAATACGATGCTAAAAAAATAGGCAGTGATCCAAATACTGATCTTGCTTTAATAAAGATTGAATCAGAAAAAAAACTTCCTTTTCTTGAATTTGGAGATTCTGGAGAATTAAAGGTTGGAGAGTGGGTGGTTGCCATAGGAAGCCCTTTTGGTCTTGAGCAGACTGTTACTGCAGGAATTGTAAGTGCAAAGGGCAGAGTTATTGACGCTGGTCCATACGATGATTTTATCCAAACAGATGCTTCAATCAATCCTGGAAATAGCGGAGGGCCTCTTCTTGATCTTGAAGGAAGGGTTGTTGGGATAAACACAGCTATTCTTGCAAGAGCCCAGGGAATAGGCTTTGCAATTCCATCGAACATGGCCTCTTCTGTTATAGAACAGCTTAAAAACAATGGAGAGGTTGTCAGGGGATGGCTTGGTGTACAAATTCAGGATGTTGACGAAGGAATTGCAGAATATTACGGACTTAAAAAACCTGAAGGAGTTTTTGTTTCAGAGGTTTTTGATGGCAATCCAGCTTCAGATGCAGGTATAAAACCAGGAGATATAATTGTTTCTGTTGGGAAAGAGCAGGTTAAAAACTCAAGGGATTTAACCCGTGAAGTTGCAGCTCTTAAAGTAGGTTCAAAGGTAGATATTGGGATTGTAAGAAAAGGAAAGAAAAAAGTCTTTGAAGTTAAAATAGGAAAAAGAGGAGACAGCCCTTTAGCAGATGGAAGTGACCAAATATCCAAAATTCCTTTTGGTATTCAGATTGCTGAGCTTGACAAAACAACCGCAGAAAGGCTCAATGTAAAATTTGGTCAGGGTGTTGTTGTTGCAAACCTTGATCCTCAAGGTAAAGCTTTTAAGGCTGGAATGAAAAAGTGGGATGTGATTTTGCAGATAAACCATAAACCTGTTAATTCTCCAAAAGACTATCTTGAAATTATAAATACTTTTAAAGACAAGGAAGATGTTTCCTTTTTTGTCAAACAATACAATCGGGGGTTTAGTGTTATCAGGATCCAGAAATAA
- a CDS encoding DUF1844 domain-containing protein, whose product MSEKTDSMPDIDFNTFIMSLNASALYNLGMIPDPGTGQKNKNISLAKQTIDIIAMLKEKTKGNLNEEEIKLIENILHDLRLMYVKES is encoded by the coding sequence ATGTCTGAGAAAACAGACTCCATGCCAGATATTGATTTTAATACATTTATAATGTCTCTTAATGCTTCGGCTCTTTATAATCTCGGGATGATTCCAGATCCTGGTACAGGGCAGAAGAACAAAAACATTTCTCTGGCAAAACAAACAATTGATATAATAGCAATGCTCAAAGAGAAGACAAAAGGTAATTTAAACGAAGAAGAAATAAAACTTATTGAAAATATACTGCATGATTTAAGACTTATGTATGTAAAGGAATCGTGA